The Apium graveolens cultivar Ventura chromosome 11, ASM990537v1, whole genome shotgun sequence genome has a window encoding:
- the LOC141695927 gene encoding uncharacterized protein LOC141695927, which produces MIVNKNISRNISNIGYVQCKVFDFSNNHIDVVIKDFPERERKQAFWALIRSLASVSQLPWCLFGDFNDMLYISDKKGKNKHPQNLLDGFRQTIEDSSLVEVDLKGGDFTWEKSKDHDPIKLELINTAISKKQFRFMFENTWLKESSFHADVSNYWQKLPVSHLLPKLLFVSKYMTKWGRVFFHKFREKVVEQKETIDSLENREDDDGVQMYYDEVDKLNELLAHEEAYWRQRAKAFWS; this is translated from the exons TTGATTTTTCTAATAATCATATTGATGTTGTTATAAAAGACTTTCCCGAAAGAGAGCGAAAGCAAGCTTTTTGGGCTCTCATTCGATCTTTGGCTTCGGTTTCTCAATTACCATGGTGTCTCTTTGGAGACTTTAACGATATGCTTTATATCAGtgataagaaaggaaaaaataAGCATCCTCAGAACTTGTTAGATGGATTTAGACAAACAATTGAAGACAGTTCCTTAGTGGAGGTCGATTTGAAAGGTGGTGACTTCACTTGGGAGAAAAGCAAAG ATCATGATCCCATAAAACTGGAGTTGATTAACACTGCTATATCCAAGAAGCAATTCAGGTTCATGTTTGAAAATACTTGGCTAAAGGAAAGTAGCTTTCATGCAGATGTGTCTAATTACTGGCAAAAATTGCCAGTTTCTCATCTTCTCCCTAAACTCTTATTTGTGTCTAAATATATGACGAAATGGGGGAGGGTTTTCTTTCATAAATTTAGAGAAAAAGTTGTGGAGCAGAAGGAGACTATAGATTCTTTAGAAAACAGAGAGGATGATGATGGAGTTCAAATGTATTATGATGAAGTCGATAAGTTGAATGAGCTCTTAGCCCATGAAGAAGCATATTGGCGTCAAAGAGCTAAAGCATTTTGGAGCTAA
- the LOC141695928 gene encoding uncharacterized protein LOC141695928 codes for MTDRDVSAGHGDTERGRVPITPRRLDYSNDTSPIVELVEEDADGREILRIDNRGATHPHRSGRSLEERRQAKSIPENQPRGFAALKDRLGIRLGDDDLRMVLLEWQREADRGDVMPHDTTHAHNTNQQQAPPGGNQVEIPPLQPQGSQTQMQTIPGVGTFNVGDLKRLLNHLEGRVAATAEIPSPFSAAVRDAQLPAGYRNTTSDLRFHGNSDPVEFLGRFNIEMDVYQVPNLARYRLLAATFRESAQQWFQKLGPRVITSWDQMKNLFLTKFQAAVRYAPSVTTLANIRQRENKSLTSYFKRFNAESTSVRGASDEALKSFLIAGLRVGSDFWKHLQGKDPATLADVFALAESFKAIEQSLADVQSTSQSSQRNKGRKRDRSPSPRYRRNSRSPDRINTTSTRRGWSPPSNYDYKTSRYTPLVASIDHIYEVNRNKGLFRKPEALSSWQSKDKKKYCEYHGSSGHNTHECRHLKDEIEALIKEGYLGEWVVKEVRKHKDDRTREEERRAPRGTNNDTPEENKFIRDGSIRTIYGGDPGMECSNRALAKYAREARFRPLTDIHRVETRPPKVFKGESMDITFRETDARWVHHPHNDALVISIQIGTKNVHRAFVDNGSSANILYYSTFKKMGLPDQDMSGEDSWVYGFSGAGVRVMGSIRLPCTLGESPLSIIKMLEFKVLNQESSHNVLLGRPFLREMRVITSIHHLTIKFLMPNGVGSIRGSQYDSRECYRQAMKGFRKDSHADDTPNVDREKSIEQPTEEI; via the exons CAGGCGAAATCAATACCGGAGAATCAGCCACGAGGCTTTGCAGCTCTGAAAGATCGCTTGGGGATTCGCTTGGGCGATGACGATTTGAGAATGGTGTTACTTGAATGGCAGAGAGAAGCTGATCGCGGAGATGTGATGCCCCAtgatacaacgc ACGCCCATAATACAAACCAGCAGCAAGCCCCTCCCGGGGGGAATCAAGTGGAAATACCTCCATTGCAACCCCAAGGTTCACAGACTCAAATGCAGACCATTCCCGGCGTGGGAACTTTCAATGTAGGAGATCTGAAAAGGCTACTTAACCATCTCGAAGGCAGGGTGGCGGCTACAGCTGAAATCCCGTCCCCATTCTCGGCAGCAGTAAGGGATGCGCAATTGCCGGCCGGGTATCGCAACACTACCAGCGATCTCCGCTTCCACGGAAACTCAGATCCGGTGGAATTCCTGGGTCGTTTTAATATAGAGATGGATGTGTACCAAGTCCCAAACTTGGCTCGATATCGTCTCTTGGCAGCAACCTTTAGAGAAAGCGCCCAGCAGTGGTTTCAAAAGCTCGGGCCAAGAGTGATCACCTCGTGGGATCAGATGAAGAATTTGTTCTTAACTAAGTTCCAAGCCGCGGTGAGATACGCTCCCTCTGTCACAACTCTTGCCAATATTAGGCAAAGAGAAAATAAAAGTTTAACATCGTACTTTAAAAGGTTCAACGCCGAGTCTACTAGCGTGAGGGGGGCCTCAGACGAAGCCCTAAAAAGTTTCCTGATCGCAGGATTAAGGGTTGGTTCAGATTTTTGGAAGCACTTGCAAGGAAAAGATCCGGCCACTCTCGCAGATGTCTTCGCTTTGGCAGAATCCTTTAAAGCTATAGAACAATCTTTGGCAGATGTACAATCAACTTCACAGTCGAGTCAAAGAAACAAAGGAAGGAAGAGGGATAGGTCACCAAGCCCGAGATACCGAAGGAATAGTCGAAGCCCAGACCGGATAAATACAACAAGCACAAGGAGGGGATGGAGCCCTCCCTCAAACTATGACTACAAGACAAGCCGGTACACACCTTTGGTCGCATCTATCGACCATATCTATGAGGTAAACAGAAATAAAGGGCTATTTAGGAAACCTGAAGCTTTATCATCATGGCAAAGCAAAGACAAGAAAAAATATTGTGAATACCATGGATCATCTGGACATAACACGCACGAGTGCCGACATTTAAAAGATGAAATCGAAGCGCTTATCAAGGAAGGATACCTCGGAGAATGGGTAGTCAAGGAAGTAAGGAAGCACAAGGATGACAGGACAAGGGAAGAGGAAAGACGAGCCCCACGCGGGACAAACAATGATACCCCGGAGGAAAACAAATTTATCAGAGATGGCAGTATCCGAACAATCTACGGGGGAGATCCCGGAATGGAATGCAGCAACCGAGCCTTGGCAAAATACGCTAGGGAAGCCCGGTTTAGGCCTCTCACAGATATTCATAGGGTGGAAACCCGGCCACCCAAAGTGTTTAAAGGGGAGTCCATGGATATCACTTTCAGAGAAACAGATGCCCGATGGGTACATCACCCACACAATGATGCGTTGGTTATTTCCATCCAAATCGGTACAAAGAATGTCCATAGAGCCTTCGTGGACAATGGAAGCTCCGCAAACATCCTCTATTACAGCACCTTCAAGAAGATGGGACTGCCTGATCAGGATATGTCGGGGGAAGACTCGTGGGTCTATGGTTTTTCAGGTGCAGGAGTCAGAGTCATGGGGTCAATTCGGCTCCCATGCACACTAGGGGAAAGCCCACTATCGATAATAAAGATGCTCGAATTTAAGGTTCTGAATCAGGAATCATCCCACAACGTGTTATTGGGACGACCTTTTCTACGGGAGATGAGAGTCATCACTTCAATTCATCACCTAACAATCAAATTTCTAATGCCAAATGGAGTGGGAAGTATCAGGGGTTCCCAATATGATTCACGAGAGTGCTACAGGCAAGCAATGAAAGGGTTCAGAAAAGACTCCCACGCCGATGATACTCCGAACGTGGATCGAGAGAAAAGCATTGAGCAACCAACCGAGGAAATCTGA